The DNA region CCCCGAGCCCGTCCGTGATCTCGACAAGCCCTTCCTCATGCCCATCGAGGACGTCTTCACGATCACCGGTCGTGGAACCGTCGTTACCGGCAAGGTCGAGCGCGGTCGCCTGAAGATCAACTCGGAGGTCGAGATCCTCGGCATTCGTGCACCTCAGAAGACCACGGTCACCGGCATCGAGACGTTCCACAAGTCGATGGACGAGTGCCAGGCCGGAGACAACACGGGCCTGCTGCTTCGTGGCACCAAGCGCGAGGACGTCGAGCGTGGCCAGGTTGTGGTTGCCCCCGGCACCACCACCCCTCACACCAACTTTGAGGGCAAGTGCTACATCCTCAACAAGGACGAGGGTGGGCGTCACAACCCGTTCTACTCGAACTACCGGCCGCAGTTCTACATCCGCACCACGGACGTCACCGGCGTCATCACGCTGCCCGAGGGCACCGAGATGGTCATGCCAGGCGACACCACCGAGATGTCGGTCGAGCTGATTCAGCCCATCGCCCTCGAAGAGGGACAGGGCTTCGCGATCCGCGAAGGTGGCCGCACCGTTGGTTCGGGCACCGTCACCAAGATCATCAAGTAGTTAAACGCAGCTGCGTTCTTAGCAACTGCTGCACACGAAGGCCCCCGGCTCGTGCCGGGGGCCTTCGTCGTTCCCCGTGGTGGCCCGGCTTCCGTTGGCATGCCGGTGGTCCGTGCTGGTGGCGCCCTGGGACGTGCCTGAAGGCGCTGCAGGGCGCCTTTGCCATCGGCAACACGACGGTAAGATGGAGCCTCCGGTGGCACGAAGTAGGATCGGCGTAGCACGCTGATGTCGTGCCGGGAGGCCCAAGGGCTGGCCACTTTGCATGTGGCGGACAGATCTGGCACACTAGTGCGGTTGCCTGTTATAGGGCAGCCAACCAACTCACCGCCTCCCACGAGAAACCGTCTGGGCGCACGCGTGCCGTACTTGTGCGACACGCCCGAGCGCGGGGGTCGGTGGATGACCATAGCTGTACGAGAGAAAAGGCAGAACCACGCCATGGCGGGACAGAAGATCCGCATCAGGCTGAAGAGCTACGACCACGAGGTGATCGACTCTTCGGCCCGCAAGATCGTTGAAACGGTCACGCGCGCCGGTGCTTCGGTAGTGGGACCCGTCCCGCTGCCTACCGAGAAGAACGTGTTTGTCGTCATTCGTTCGCCCCACAAGTACAAGGACTCCCGCGAGCACTTCGAGATGCGCACACACAAGCGCCTCATCGACATCGTGGACCCGACGCCCAAGGCAGTCGATTCGCTCATGCGCCTCGACCTCCCCGCGGACGTCAACATCGAGATCAAGCTCTAAAGGCCGTTAGGACTCATTCACCATGAACACGACTTCCACTGCTCCGCGCGCGGTTTCCGCGTTGCTGGGTACGAAGCTGGGTATGACCCAGGTGTGGGACGAGCAGGGTCGGGTTGTCCCCGTCACCGTCGTCCAGGTCGACACCAACGTCGTCACCCAGGTGCGCAATGTCGAGAAGGATGGCTATGCAGCCATCCAGCTCGCCTTCGGCGCCAT from Demequina lutea includes:
- the rpsJ gene encoding 30S ribosomal protein S10, translating into MAGQKIRIRLKSYDHEVIDSSARKIVETVTRAGASVVGPVPLPTEKNVFVVIRSPHKYKDSREHFEMRTHKRLIDIVDPTPKAVDSLMRLDLPADVNIEIKL